The Pseudomonas sp. TH06 genome has a window encoding:
- the mdtD gene encoding multidrug transporter subunit MdtD has product MPTRPPLDAITARWLPWVVAIAFFMQSLDGTILNTALPAMARDLAEDPLRMQGVVISYMLTVALLIPASGWIADRFGTKKIFFGAILLFSFGSLLCALSSSLTMLVGARVIQGLGGALMLPVGRLVVLRAYPRSELVRIMGFITIPGLLGPLIGPTMGGWMVEYLTWHWIFLINLPVGVIGCYAVWKFIPDLRGTERTRFDSLGFLLFGAAMILITIAMEGLGELHLPHLRVMLLLFGGMACLAAYWLRAGHIENPLFAPSLFKTRTFAVGILGNLFARLGSGALPFLVPLLLQVALGYSPSQAGMSMLPLAAAAMVAKWVARPLIERLGYRIVLTGNTLALGIMLASMGLVSEQTPYWLLLCLLAVLGAINSLQFTAMNTVTLIDLDDASASSGNSLLSVVAQLSLSLGVACAGALLGGFTAEIGNDGVETVLGAFQLTFVTVGIMAMLAATIFSQLSKEDGRRAKRPEEHIEH; this is encoded by the coding sequence ATGCCCACTCGCCCGCCTCTCGACGCCATCACCGCCCGCTGGTTGCCGTGGGTCGTCGCCATTGCGTTCTTCATGCAGTCCCTCGACGGGACCATCCTCAACACCGCCCTGCCGGCCATGGCCCGCGACCTGGCTGAAGACCCGTTGCGCATGCAGGGTGTGGTCATCTCCTACATGCTCACCGTGGCGTTGTTGATCCCCGCCTCCGGGTGGATCGCCGACCGCTTCGGCACCAAAAAAATCTTCTTCGGTGCGATCCTCCTGTTCAGCTTCGGCTCGCTGCTCTGCGCGTTGTCGAGCAGCCTGACCATGCTGGTCGGCGCCCGAGTCATTCAGGGTCTGGGCGGCGCACTGATGTTGCCGGTCGGGCGACTGGTGGTATTGCGTGCTTACCCAAGATCGGAGCTGGTGCGGATCATGGGTTTCATCACCATTCCCGGCCTGCTCGGTCCGTTGATCGGCCCGACCATGGGCGGCTGGATGGTCGAATACCTGACGTGGCACTGGATCTTCCTGATCAACCTGCCGGTCGGTGTCATCGGTTGCTACGCAGTGTGGAAATTCATCCCCGACCTGCGCGGCACCGAACGCACGCGCTTCGATAGTTTGGGTTTCCTGTTGTTCGGCGCGGCGATGATTCTGATCACCATCGCCATGGAAGGGCTCGGCGAATTGCACTTGCCGCACCTGCGGGTGATGTTGCTGTTGTTCGGCGGCATGGCCTGTCTGGCGGCGTACTGGTTGCGCGCCGGGCACATCGAAAACCCGCTGTTCGCACCGTCGTTGTTCAAGACGCGAACCTTTGCCGTCGGCATTCTCGGCAACCTGTTCGCGCGTCTGGGCAGCGGCGCCCTGCCGTTTCTGGTGCCGCTGCTGCTGCAAGTGGCGCTGGGTTATTCACCCTCGCAAGCGGGGATGAGCATGCTGCCGCTGGCCGCTGCGGCGATGGTCGCCAAGTGGGTGGCGCGACCGCTGATCGAACGTCTCGGTTATCGCATCGTGCTGACCGGTAATACGTTGGCGCTGGGGATCATGCTGGCGAGCATGGGCTTGGTCAGCGAGCAGACGCCGTATTGGTTGCTGCTGTGCCTGCTGGCGGTTCTGGGGGCGATCAACTCGCTGCAATTTACGGCGATGAACACCGTGACCCTGATCGATCTGGATGACGCCAGCGCCAGCAGTGGCAACAGCTTGCTCTCGGTGGTGGCGCAGTTGTCGTTGAGCCTCGGCGTTGCCTGTGCCGGTGCTTTGCTCGGAGGCTTCACGGCGGAGATCGGCAACGACGGCGTCGAGACCGTGCTGGGTGCGTTCCAGCTGACGTTCGTCACAGTCGGGATCATGGCCATGCTGGCGGCGACAATTTTCTCGCAACTGTCGAAAGAAGACGGCCGCCGCGCCAAACGCCCGGAAGAGCACATCGAACACTGA
- a CDS encoding TldD/PmbA family protein translates to MSISKSQSDAFKTMVNWLRDSVREPEQFTLSYAAESSAFVRFNHAKVRQAGQVQQANIVLKLINDGRHADLQVTLSGDQEGDLQRLAEGLQQLRETLPLLPQDPYLLLNHNGWQSNNVQEHPLPDTEQVVDEICAAAEGLDLVGFYAAGPISRGFASSSGAFGWHQANSFNFDFSLFHENGEAVKASYAGHDWSSEGFAKRFQQAREQLEFLGRPLRTLAPGQYRAYLAPAALEEIMGMLSWGGFSAQSIASKSSPLQKLYVGDQAFSPLVSLDEKVSESLSPAFSGEGYPRSDLRLIVEGKAGDQLVGSRSAAEYGLTANGASGGESPSAMNMAAGDLSQEEILKQLGTGLYISNLWYLNFSDQPAARMTGMTRFATFWVENGKIQAPVSTMRFDDSAYSLLGSQLEALTAERELLLSASTYSQRNTSSALLPGALVSRLTLTL, encoded by the coding sequence ATGAGCATTTCGAAGAGTCAGTCCGACGCCTTCAAGACCATGGTCAACTGGCTGCGCGACAGCGTGCGCGAGCCGGAACAGTTCACCCTCAGCTATGCCGCCGAGTCCTCGGCCTTCGTCCGTTTCAACCATGCCAAGGTGCGTCAGGCCGGGCAGGTGCAGCAGGCCAACATCGTCCTGAAACTGATCAACGACGGCCGCCACGCCGACCTGCAAGTCACCCTGTCCGGTGACCAGGAAGGCGATCTGCAACGGCTCGCCGAAGGCTTGCAACAACTGCGCGAAACCCTGCCGCTGCTGCCGCAGGATCCGTATCTGTTGCTCAACCACAATGGCTGGCAGAGCAACAACGTGCAGGAGCATCCGCTGCCGGATACCGAGCAAGTGGTAGACGAAATCTGCGCCGCCGCCGAAGGTCTGGACCTGGTGGGCTTCTATGCCGCCGGCCCGATCAGCCGTGGTTTCGCCAGTTCTTCAGGCGCATTCGGCTGGCATCAGGCGAACAGCTTCAACTTCGACTTCAGCCTGTTCCACGAGAACGGCGAGGCCGTGAAGGCCAGTTACGCCGGACACGACTGGAGCAGCGAAGGGTTCGCCAAACGCTTCCAGCAGGCTCGCGAGCAATTGGAATTCCTCGGTCGGCCGCTGCGCACATTAGCGCCTGGACAATACCGCGCGTACCTGGCACCGGCGGCGCTCGAAGAAATCATGGGCATGCTGAGCTGGGGCGGTTTCTCGGCGCAGTCGATCGCCAGCAAAAGCAGCCCGTTGCAGAAGCTGTATGTCGGCGATCAGGCATTCAGCCCATTGGTGTCGCTGGATGAGAAAGTCAGCGAATCCCTGAGCCCGGCGTTTTCCGGCGAAGGTTATCCACGCAGCGATCTGCGCCTGATCGTCGAGGGCAAGGCTGGCGATCAACTGGTCGGCTCACGCAGTGCCGCCGAATACGGCCTGACAGCCAACGGCGCCAGCGGCGGGGAATCGCCGAGTGCGATGAACATGGCGGCGGGTGACCTGTCGCAAGAAGAGATCCTCAAGCAGTTGGGCACCGGGCTGTACATCAGCAACCTGTGGTACCTGAACTTCTCGGATCAACCGGCGGCGCGCATGACCGGCATGACTCGGTTTGCAACCTTCTGGGTCGAAAATGGCAAGATTCAGGCACCCGTCAGCACCATGCGCTTTGACGATAGCGCTTACAGCCTGCTCGGTTCGCAGCTGGAAGCGTTGACGGCCGAGCGCGAGTTGCTGCTGTCGGCGAGTACGTATAGCCAGCGCAATACCTCCTCGGCGCTGCTGCCGGGGGCACTGGTCAGCCGACTGACTCTTACCTTGTAA